The Caldibacillus debilis DSM 16016 genome includes a window with the following:
- a CDS encoding YhgE/Pip domain-containing protein has product MRGRELLKKEIQMILHNRIVLISLIAVLFIPVIYCGMFLWAFWDPYAHLDELPVAVVNNDKGAVFEGERLKIGDELVKNLKEKKAFDWHFVSEEDAEKGLKKQKYYMAVFIPEDFSENAASVLDEKPKHMKIIYKPNESYNFLSAQIGDRAVEQLKEEISSAVTETYAETVFEKISETAEGLEQASAGAKELKDGIAEAKEGAAALGEGLNAAKEGSGQLKEGARSAKEGARALKDNLKLLAEKSLAFENGLQSASGGANVLNAGIRKLDDGFAKMQEGNAQLLAGAKQAENGAGQLAENLRQSLAGMKQMQEGMPQLVKGTEELQKGAESLSDSLGQWAAGAGQVSGQVDQGFGQILGQLEALISQTDDPKEKATLEAIKGQLELFYNGNAEQPGIKEAMAQLTASAGEIRAGAGQLSQGAAAIHKNQMALSEGMNKLVDGQEKLAAGAESLASGQAKIVNGLAAFGEKLQEGKAGVDRLLAGSDQLSDGVGQLYGGSRQFADGTGKLAAGAGELSGGIDRLASGTDELSGAMDQLADGSGQLTGGMEKLADGSGELAGKLKAGAEKAKEAKTGKDTYEMFADPVKKDDDVLHHVPNYGTGFAPYFLSLGLYVGALILSIVFSLREPAGEPKSGFSWFIEKFSVLAAIAVLQSLLLDAVMLWGLDLQVQSVPNFILFTVITSITFVSLVQFLVTPLANVGRFLAVLLLICQLTSSAGTFPLELIPEALQRLNPWLPMTYSVFGFKAAISSGDFSFMWQNAGILGLFTAAFAGGTILFFHREHKRKYAHMRSDAMEAPRA; this is encoded by the coding sequence ATGAGAGGTCGCGAGCTGCTTAAAAAAGAAATACAGATGATCTTGCACAATCGGATCGTGCTCATTTCCTTGATCGCGGTCCTGTTCATTCCGGTCATTTACTGCGGCATGTTTTTGTGGGCCTTTTGGGACCCATACGCCCATCTGGATGAATTGCCGGTCGCCGTCGTCAACAACGACAAAGGAGCGGTTTTTGAAGGCGAGCGGCTGAAGATCGGCGACGAATTGGTTAAAAATTTAAAGGAAAAAAAGGCCTTCGATTGGCATTTCGTTTCCGAAGAGGACGCGGAAAAAGGGCTGAAAAAGCAAAAGTATTACATGGCCGTGTTCATTCCGGAAGATTTCTCGGAAAATGCCGCATCGGTTTTGGATGAAAAGCCGAAGCATATGAAGATCATCTACAAGCCGAACGAATCCTACAACTTTTTGTCCGCCCAGATCGGGGACCGGGCCGTGGAGCAGCTCAAAGAAGAAATCTCCTCCGCGGTAACGGAGACTTATGCGGAAACCGTCTTTGAAAAAATTTCCGAAACGGCGGAAGGACTGGAACAGGCCAGCGCGGGAGCGAAAGAGCTGAAGGATGGGATCGCGGAGGCCAAAGAAGGGGCCGCCGCTCTCGGAGAAGGGCTGAACGCCGCCAAGGAAGGGAGCGGGCAGTTGAAGGAAGGGGCCCGGTCGGCCAAGGAAGGGGCCCGCGCCTTGAAGGACAATTTAAAACTTTTGGCGGAAAAATCGCTGGCCTTCGAGAACGGCCTGCAATCGGCATCCGGCGGGGCGAATGTGTTAAATGCGGGCATCCGGAAGCTGGATGACGGATTTGCAAAGATGCAGGAAGGGAATGCCCAACTTCTCGCCGGGGCGAAGCAGGCGGAAAACGGGGCCGGCCAATTGGCCGAAAATCTCCGTCAATCGTTGGCGGGCATGAAACAAATGCAGGAAGGCATGCCCCAGCTTGTGAAGGGAACGGAGGAATTGCAGAAAGGGGCCGAAAGCCTCTCCGATTCCCTCGGACAGTGGGCGGCGGGCGCCGGGCAGGTTTCCGGGCAGGTTGACCAAGGCTTTGGGCAAATCCTCGGTCAGTTGGAGGCATTGATCAGTCAAACGGACGATCCGAAAGAAAAGGCGACGCTTGAGGCCATCAAAGGGCAATTGGAGCTTTTTTACAACGGGAATGCGGAACAGCCGGGCATCAAGGAAGCCATGGCCCAGTTGACGGCAAGCGCCGGGGAAATCCGGGCCGGAGCCGGACAGCTTTCCCAGGGAGCGGCCGCTATTCATAAAAATCAAATGGCGTTAAGCGAAGGGATGAACAAGTTGGTTGACGGCCAGGAAAAATTGGCCGCCGGTGCGGAATCCCTTGCGTCCGGACAGGCGAAGATCGTAAACGGGCTGGCCGCCTTCGGCGAAAAATTGCAGGAAGGGAAAGCCGGCGTTGACCGGCTTCTTGCGGGAAGCGATCAGCTGTCCGACGGTGTGGGGCAGCTTTATGGCGGATCCCGGCAATTCGCGGACGGCACAGGAAAACTGGCCGCCGGTGCCGGCGAACTTTCCGGCGGAATTGACCGCCTCGCATCGGGCACCGACGAATTATCCGGCGCCATGGACCAACTCGCCGACGGCTCCGGGCAGCTGACCGGAGGCATGGAAAAATTGGCGGACGGTTCCGGGGAATTGGCCGGCAAACTGAAAGCGGGGGCCGAAAAGGCAAAGGAGGCAAAAACGGGGAAAGACACCTATGAAATGTTTGCCGATCCGGTGAAGAAAGATGATGACGTCCTTCATCACGTTCCGAACTACGGGACCGGTTTTGCCCCTTACTTCTTGTCCCTCGGCCTGTACGTGGGCGCCTTGATTTTGTCGATCGTGTTTTCCTTGCGCGAGCCGGCGGGGGAACCGAAATCCGGATTCAGCTGGTTCATTGAAAAATTTTCCGTCCTGGCCGCCATTGCGGTGCTGCAATCCCTGCTGTTGGATGCGGTCATGCTTTGGGGACTCGATTTGCAGGTGCAAAGCGTCCCGAATTTCATCTTATTCACGGTTATAACCAGCATTACCTTCGTATCCCTTGTCCAATTTCTCGTCACGCCGCTGGCGAACGTGGGCCGTTTTCTTGCCGTGCTTCTGTTGATCTGCCAGCTGACATCGAGCGCGGGGACATTCCCCCTGGAATTGATTCCGGAGGCCTTGCAGCGGCTGAACCCGTGGCTGCCGATGACCTATTCGGTCTTCGGATTCAAGGCGGCCATCTCGAGCGGGGACTTCTCCTTCATGTGGCAGAACGCCGGGATTTTGGGACTGTTCACGGCGGCATTTGCCGGAGGAACGATCCTGTTTTTCCATCGGGAGCATAAACGGAAATACGCCCATATGCGCAGCGATGCCATGGAAGCTCCCCGGGCTTGA
- a CDS encoding TetR/AcrR family transcriptional regulator, which yields MTVDRRQQIIDAAARSFSLFGYKATTMDQIARLANVGKGTIYLFFKNKEDLLDAIISSLIGEIKEAAERVMDPGLPFATNVHRALYQILEFRQRHQLTAKLLQEVRNIGTLEVQQVLKKLDWAMIGFIREKIEAAVKKQEIRECDAEITAFLMLKVYIALIVDWEQDHPPLSKEKIAELFELYFLKGLSK from the coding sequence ATGACAGTGGATCGAAGACAACAAATTATTGATGCCGCTGCCCGATCCTTTTCCTTGTTCGGCTACAAGGCGACGACGATGGACCAAATCGCCAGGCTCGCCAATGTCGGCAAGGGCACCATCTACCTGTTTTTCAAGAACAAGGAAGATTTGCTGGATGCCATCATCTCCTCGCTGATCGGGGAAATAAAAGAAGCTGCCGAACGGGTGATGGATCCGGGGCTTCCCTTTGCAACCAACGTCCACCGCGCCCTTTACCAGATATTAGAATTCCGCCAGCGGCATCAGCTGACCGCCAAGCTCCTTCAGGAGGTCCGCAACATCGGCACGTTGGAAGTCCAGCAAGTATTGAAAAAACTGGACTGGGCGATGATCGGTTTCATCCGCGAAAAGATTGAAGCGGCCGTAAAAAAGCAGGAAATACGGGAGTGCGACGCGGAAATCACCGCATTCCTGATGCTGAAAGTCTATATCGCTTTAATTGTCGATTGGGAACAGGATCATCCGCCCCTGTCCAAAGAAAAGATCGCGGAACTGTTTGAACTCTATTTTTTGAAAGGATTGTCGAAATAA
- a CDS encoding GntR family transcriptional regulator, giving the protein MNIILSNSANEPIYLQIVKQIKEQIIKGELPEGEPLPSIRNLAKELKISVITAKRAYDELEKEGFIITIGGKGSFVAPINKEMLRENRIKRIEEKLSEAIADAKIIGLSLEELYEMMKLLDEE; this is encoded by the coding sequence ATGAATATCATCTTATCCAATTCCGCCAATGAGCCGATCTACTTGCAGATCGTCAAGCAAATCAAGGAACAGATCATCAAGGGAGAATTGCCCGAAGGGGAGCCGCTGCCTTCCATCCGCAATTTGGCCAAGGAATTAAAAATCAGCGTCATCACCGCAAAAAGGGCCTATGACGAACTGGAGAAGGAAGGGTTCATCATCACCATCGGGGGCAAGGGATCCTTTGTGGCGCCGATCAATAAGGAAATGCTCCGGGAAAACCGGATCAAAAGGATCGAGGAAAAACTTTCCGAAGCGATCGCGGATGCGAAAATCATCGGCCTCTCCCTGGAGGAACTCTATGAAATGATGAAATTGCTCGACGAGGAGTGA
- a CDS encoding ABC transporter ATP-binding protein, whose translation MEKIVEITGLSKHYKGFSLKNISFSLERGYIMGFIGPNGAGKSTTIKLMMNLVKRDGGQIKLFGLDHEKDEIAVKERIGFVYDENCFYDELTAEEMKNFIRPFYRRWDEAAFKRYVREFGLPLNKQIKRLSKGMKMKFALAVALSHHAELLIMDEPTSGLDPLVRNEFLDILRTLMEDGDKSVFFSTHITSDLDKIADYITLIHEGEILLSTTKEELLEEYCIVKGGKNLDISACRELFIGLEENRYGIAGLARNKGDVIKRLGGSAVIEKPTLEDILLFFTSRSDSHVSSH comes from the coding sequence ATGGAGAAAATCGTGGAAATCACCGGCCTTTCCAAGCATTATAAGGGTTTCTCCCTGAAAAACATCAGCTTTTCCTTGGAAAGGGGCTATATCATGGGCTTCATCGGCCCGAACGGCGCGGGCAAAAGCACGACGATCAAGCTCATGATGAATCTCGTGAAAAGGGATGGCGGGCAAATCAAGCTGTTCGGCCTGGACCATGAAAAAGACGAAATCGCCGTGAAGGAAAGAATCGGATTTGTCTACGACGAGAATTGTTTTTATGACGAGTTGACCGCCGAAGAAATGAAAAATTTCATCCGCCCGTTTTACCGCAGATGGGACGAGGCCGCCTTCAAAAGGTACGTCCGGGAATTCGGCCTTCCTTTAAATAAACAGATCAAGCGGCTGTCCAAGGGAATGAAAATGAAATTTGCCCTGGCCGTCGCCCTTTCCCATCACGCCGAGCTCCTGATCATGGATGAACCGACTTCCGGACTGGATCCTTTGGTCCGCAACGAATTTTTGGATATCCTCAGAACCTTGATGGAAGACGGGGACAAATCGGTCTTTTTCTCCACCCATATCACCTCGGATTTGGACAAGATCGCCGATTACATCACCCTGATCCACGAGGGGGAGATCCTCCTGAGCACGACGAAAGAGGAGCTCCTTGAAGAATACTGTATCGTAAAGGGCGGGAAAAATCTGGACATCTCCGCCTGCCGCGAGCTTTTCATCGGGCTCGAGGAAAACCGATACGGGATTGCCGGTTTGGCCAGGAACAAAGGCGATGTCATCAAAAGATTGGGCGGTTCGGCCGTCATCGAAAAACCGACATTGGAAGATATCCTGTTATTTTTCACCTCAAGGAGTGATAGCCATGTATCATCTCATTAA
- a CDS encoding ABC-2 transporter permease → MYHLIKKDLLVQKRALLLALCLLVWFSLSFSGMGIAGLSLSVLAVTYFLTFGASASDEKNHSDRLLISLPVRKSLIVAAKYVSVYVIVALTLFLIYFIHLVIKFLQLPVAVFPFTLEGAAGSVAASTLYCALSFPLIFKYGYMKSRMVNFILFFLTIGGSSFFLDWFQENAGLIQKIKEFFAERSDWETAALFVTPALVIYIFSYCLSLSFYRNREF, encoded by the coding sequence ATGTATCATCTCATTAAAAAGGATTTGCTCGTTCAAAAAAGGGCCCTTCTCCTTGCCTTATGTCTGCTGGTATGGTTTTCCCTTTCCTTTTCAGGCATGGGGATTGCCGGACTGTCCCTCAGTGTGCTGGCGGTCACCTATTTCCTGACTTTCGGGGCCAGCGCTTCGGATGAAAAAAATCACAGCGACAGGCTGCTGATCAGCCTCCCGGTCCGAAAAAGCCTGATCGTGGCGGCCAAATATGTGTCCGTATATGTCATTGTCGCCCTGACCCTTTTCCTCATTTATTTCATCCATCTCGTGATCAAATTTCTCCAGCTGCCTGTAGCTGTTTTTCCTTTTACCCTTGAGGGAGCGGCGGGTTCCGTCGCCGCCTCGACCTTGTATTGTGCCTTGTCTTTTCCCCTCATTTTTAAATACGGGTACATGAAATCGAGAATGGTCAATTTTATTCTTTTCTTCCTCACGATCGGCGGTTCCTCTTTCTTCCTGGATTGGTTTCAGGAAAATGCCGGCCTGATTCAAAAAATCAAGGAATTTTTCGCGGAAAGATCCGACTGGGAAACGGCGGCCTTATTCGTGACGCCGGCATTGGTCATTTACATCTTTTCCTATTGTCTTTCCCTATCCTTCTACAGGAACCGGGAATTTTAA